A window of Lentibacillus sp. Marseille-P4043 contains these coding sequences:
- a CDS encoding tRNA dihydrouridine synthase, giving the protein MIDNFWRDLPRPFFVLAPMEDVTNVIFRHVVSEAARPDVFFTEFTNTESYCHPEGIYSVRGRLTFTEDEQPMVAHIWGDKPEYFREMSTGLAKLGFKGVDINMGCPAPNVAPKGKGCGLIRRPEVAADIIQAAKAGGLPVSVKTRLGYTDVDEWRDWLTHLLQQDIVNLSIHLRTKKEMSKVDAHWELIPEIKKLRDHVAPDTLLTINGDIPDRQTGLELAHQYGVDGVMIGRGVFKNPFAFEKQPKDHNSKELLDLLRLQLDLHDKYSKEFEPRPFRPLRRFFKIYVRDFRGASELRNRLMSTESTDEVRALLDNFE; this is encoded by the coding sequence ATGATAGATAATTTTTGGCGTGATTTACCACGACCGTTTTTTGTACTGGCACCAATGGAAGATGTGACAAATGTTATTTTTCGCCATGTAGTAAGTGAAGCAGCCAGACCTGATGTGTTTTTTACAGAATTTACAAACACAGAAAGTTATTGTCACCCAGAGGGAATCTATAGTGTACGTGGGCGATTGACTTTTACAGAAGATGAACAACCAATGGTGGCCCATATCTGGGGGGATAAGCCAGAATACTTTCGGGAAATGAGTACTGGTTTGGCGAAACTAGGGTTCAAGGGTGTGGATATCAATATGGGTTGCCCTGCACCTAACGTGGCACCCAAAGGGAAGGGATGCGGCCTTATCCGTCGTCCAGAAGTTGCAGCAGATATTATCCAAGCAGCAAAAGCAGGAGGATTGCCTGTAAGTGTGAAGACAAGGCTAGGTTACACGGATGTTGACGAATGGCGTGACTGGCTAACACATTTATTGCAACAAGACATTGTTAATCTTTCCATTCATCTTCGTACAAAAAAGGAAATGAGCAAAGTAGATGCACATTGGGAGCTGATTCCGGAGATTAAGAAACTTCGTGACCATGTGGCACCAGATACACTTTTGACGATCAATGGAGATATTCCTGACCGTCAAACTGGCTTAGAACTCGCTCATCAATATGGTGTTGATGGGGTTATGATTGGGCGTGGTGTTTTTAAAAATCCATTTGCCTTTGAAAAACAACCGAAAGACCATAACAGTAAGGAATTGCTTGATCTCTTAAGATTGCAACTTGATCTTCATGATAAATATTCAAAAGAATTCGAGCCACGTCCATTCAGGCCTCTACGTCGCTTTTTTAAGATATATGTCCGTGACTTTCGAGGGGCAAGTGAATTAAGAAATCGATTGATGAGCACAGAGTCAACAGATGAAGTGCGTGCATTGCTTGATAACTTTGAGTGA
- a CDS encoding 3-hydroxyacyl-CoA dehydrogenase encodes MNFKNITVAGSGVLGSQIAYQIAFKGFHVFVYDINDEALASAKERIMKLKQNYQEDLGATKEDVDTAYNRISFNSNLSKAVQDADLVIEAIPEVVQIKTDFYKELGKVSPEKTIFASNSSTLLPSQFAEATGRPKKFLALHFANEIWKNNTAEIMKHPGTDMNVFDEVIEFAKAIGMVALPLYKEQPGYILNSLLVPLLDAAQMLLLKEVSDVETIDKTWMVATGAPQGPFAILDVVGITTAYNITLAKAEATGDQDYKKLAELLKTEYIDKGKLGRATGEGFYTYPNPTFMKSDFLEG; translated from the coding sequence ATGAATTTTAAAAATATCACTGTTGCTGGTAGTGGTGTATTAGGTAGTCAAATTGCGTATCAAATTGCTTTTAAAGGATTCCATGTCTTTGTATACGACATTAATGATGAAGCATTAGCTAGTGCAAAAGAAAGAATTATGAAACTGAAACAAAATTATCAAGAAGATTTAGGCGCTACTAAGGAAGATGTCGACACTGCGTACAATCGTATTTCATTCAACTCTAATTTATCAAAAGCAGTTCAAGATGCAGACCTTGTGATTGAAGCAATTCCTGAAGTTGTCCAAATCAAAACGGACTTTTACAAGGAATTAGGGAAGGTATCTCCTGAAAAAACAATTTTTGCATCAAATTCTTCTACATTATTACCAAGCCAATTTGCCGAAGCGACAGGCCGGCCAAAAAAATTCTTAGCCCTACACTTCGCTAACGAAATTTGGAAAAACAATACAGCAGAAATTATGAAACACCCGGGTACGGACATGAACGTATTTGATGAAGTAATCGAATTTGCCAAAGCCATTGGAATGGTCGCTTTACCATTATATAAAGAACAACCGGGCTATATTTTAAATTCTTTATTAGTTCCTCTCTTAGATGCTGCTCAGATGCTTTTATTAAAAGAGGTTTCTGATGTCGAAACAATCGATAAAACATGGATGGTCGCAACAGGAGCACCCCAAGGCCCATTTGCTATTTTAGACGTTGTAGGAATCACCACGGCGTATAACATTACACTCGCAAAAGCCGAAGCAACAGGTGATCAAGACTATAAAAAATTAGCTGAGTTATTGAAAACAGAATACATCGATAAAGGAAAACTAGGTAGGGCAACAGGAGAAGGATTCTACACCTATCCAAACCCAACCTTTATGAAATCAGACTTCTTAGAAGGCTAA
- a CDS encoding DUF3231 family protein has protein sequence MANKFTNMFQSATKIIESLTDNSQMPLHVGETMACWTYLAFVGGIVTYEQVGLNTVTDPKLQEMIQEALKIAKSHKKQLSDFMRNEGVTLPTLPEDKPMSESSSIPLGAKLTEDEIINTLLINFVTAADMCAASASQSLRTDVGLMFVKFQMDKLSLGYQARDLMQKKGWLKIPPYYHPPGAPN, from the coding sequence ATGGCAAACAAATTCACAAATATGTTTCAGTCCGCAACAAAGATCATAGAGTCATTAACGGATAATAGTCAGATGCCACTTCATGTAGGTGAGACAATGGCATGCTGGACATACCTTGCCTTTGTGGGTGGAATTGTTACATATGAACAGGTTGGTCTTAACACCGTAACAGATCCTAAACTACAAGAAATGATCCAGGAGGCATTAAAAATTGCTAAATCTCATAAAAAGCAACTGTCCGATTTCATGAGGAATGAAGGGGTTACGTTACCGACTTTGCCTGAAGATAAGCCTATGTCTGAGTCAAGCTCCATACCATTAGGTGCGAAGTTAACAGAAGATGAAATAATTAATACTTTACTTATAAATTTTGTTACCGCTGCAGATATGTGTGCAGCATCAGCAAGCCAAAGCCTTCGAACGGATGTTGGTTTAATGTTTGTCAAATTCCAAATGGATAAATTGTCCCTTGGGTATCAAGCAAGAGATTTAATGCAAAAGAAAGGATGGCTTAAAATCCCGCCCTACTATCACCCGCCCGGAGCACCAAACTAA
- a CDS encoding Rpn family recombination-promoting nuclease/putative transposase, translated as MALTELHYENSTVYTASNVREDFPNYNKHKQEAKENTRTKLLKRVPLERLMDLKIDYAFKQLFGNERNKDITVVLLNAILQKTDRGRIKDVAFMNTESGREYVDDKLSRLDLLVITDAEERINVEIQFTDKYDMVKRSIYYWSRIYDNILKKNMDYKELRPVISINILNFDVFSQTERLHTTYHLYEDEDKYKLTDIMEFHFIEMTKLIRDWKDDKLDPWNDALARWLLMLGMVDHRNRKVYDDIFNELEEISMKDKSLRSAFQNWEELSMEEEQRLAYESRLKQVLDEEAYQRNKELFAQEKEMFAAEKNDFIEKKKKFTEKEEELTEEKKVFTQEKEIFIQKKKIFAQEKELITLEKELLNQERELLRQEREQPDRELDQEKKDFEQRKEGIEHKKRDLEQQKKSLTRLENIKNQQLDR; from the coding sequence ATGGCGTTAACTGAACTACACTATGAAAATTCCACTGTATACACTGCAAGTAACGTACGAGAAGATTTTCCAAATTATAATAAACACAAACAAGAAGCAAAAGAGAATACAAGAACAAAGCTACTAAAACGAGTACCACTTGAACGGTTGATGGATTTGAAAATTGACTATGCTTTCAAACAGCTTTTTGGAAATGAAAGAAATAAGGATATAACTGTTGTGTTACTGAATGCCATTCTTCAGAAAACGGATAGAGGCCGAATTAAGGATGTTGCATTTATGAATACAGAATCTGGCAGGGAATATGTTGATGATAAACTTTCTAGATTGGATTTGCTTGTTATTACAGATGCTGAAGAAAGGATTAATGTAGAGATTCAATTTACGGATAAATATGATATGGTTAAGCGCTCAATATATTATTGGTCCAGGATTTATGACAATATTTTGAAGAAGAATATGGACTACAAAGAGTTGCGACCGGTTATTTCAATAAACATTCTTAATTTTGATGTGTTTAGTCAAACAGAACGATTGCATACCACATATCATTTGTACGAAGATGAGGATAAATACAAATTGACAGATATAATGGAATTTCATTTTATTGAAATGACTAAGTTAATAAGGGATTGGAAAGATGATAAACTTGATCCATGGAACGATGCGCTGGCAAGGTGGCTCTTGATGCTTGGCATGGTTGACCACAGGAATAGGAAGGTTTATGACGATATATTTAATGAGCTGGAGGAGATTTCCATGAAGGATAAATCACTACGTTCAGCATTTCAAAACTGGGAAGAGTTAAGTATGGAAGAAGAACAACGTCTTGCTTATGAATCAAGGTTGAAGCAAGTGTTGGACGAAGAGGCGTATCAACGTAATAAGGAATTATTCGCACAGGAGAAAGAGATGTTTGCTGCGGAAAAGAACGATTTTATAGAGAAGAAAAAGAAATTTACAGAGAAGGAGGAAGAACTTACGGAGGAGAAAAAAGTGTTTACGCAGGAGAAGGAAATATTCATACAGAAAAAGAAGATATTTGCGCAAGAGAAAGAATTAATAACACTAGAGAAGGAGCTATTGAATCAAGAGAGGGAACTATTGAGGCAGGAAAGGGAACAACCAGATAGGGAACTTGATCAGGAGAAAAAGGATTTTGAACAAAGAAAAGAAGGAATAGAGCATAAAAAAAGAGATTTAGAGCAACAGAAAAAAAGCCTTACGCGGCTAGAAAATATTAAAAATCAGCAGCTTGATAGGTAA
- a CDS encoding AbrB family transcriptional regulator: MEQHASNTTKQIMPTLLTAVIGGVIFTLLHIPVPWLLGPMIAVLIGTNAMKRDYVWPSSIRNAGMIIVGYTIGLSMTSTALHKMALQLPSMLFMTVLLLLLCSGIAYIVSRLSDSDYGTSLLGSIPGGLTQVIMLAEETKGINLAVVTVTQVCRLMIIIIVMPLLVSIPMFGQGGATTDASIPASTSANWAGLYPNIFIFALVSIVFALVGTKIKFPTAYLLGPIIGTSILQLSGMEGPHLPPMLIDAAQLMIGTHVGLMLKTDQLQRKLRTISLALGSGIMLVIGSVALSIILTELHPISKATSLLSMAPGGMDQMGIIAHEIHADLSIVSGYQLFRTFFIYFAVPPLFKLMYKMMNRKKVRQKS; the protein is encoded by the coding sequence ATGGAACAACATGCATCGAATACAACCAAACAAATCATGCCAACGCTTCTTACTGCTGTCATTGGTGGTGTGATTTTTACGTTACTCCATATTCCGGTTCCCTGGCTTCTAGGACCAATGATTGCTGTTTTAATTGGAACAAATGCGATGAAACGAGATTATGTTTGGCCTAGTTCTATTCGTAATGCAGGCATGATCATTGTTGGATATACGATCGGATTGTCCATGACGTCTACTGCTTTGCATAAAATGGCACTTCAATTACCATCTATGCTATTTATGACTGTATTGCTGTTGCTGCTTTGTTCGGGGATTGCTTATATTGTTTCTAGGCTTTCTGATAGTGATTATGGTACATCATTGTTAGGTAGTATTCCTGGTGGGCTTACACAGGTGATTATGCTGGCTGAAGAAACGAAAGGGATTAACCTAGCTGTCGTTACGGTTACACAAGTTTGTCGTTTAATGATTATTATCATAGTTATGCCATTGCTAGTCTCCATCCCCATGTTTGGGCAAGGCGGGGCAACTACAGATGCCTCAATTCCTGCGTCAACATCAGCAAATTGGGCGGGCTTATACCCTAATATTTTTATATTTGCATTGGTAAGTATTGTGTTCGCACTTGTCGGTACCAAAATAAAATTTCCAACAGCCTACTTACTTGGACCAATTATTGGCACAAGTATCCTTCAATTATCTGGCATGGAAGGGCCGCATTTGCCACCGATGCTGATCGATGCCGCTCAGCTGATGATCGGGACCCATGTAGGGTTGATGCTCAAAACGGATCAACTGCAGAGAAAGTTGAGGACAATTAGTCTTGCGCTTGGAAGTGGCATTATGCTTGTGATTGGTTCCGTCGCATTAAGCATAATCCTTACAGAGCTTCACCCTATATCAAAAGCGACGTCGCTATTAAGTATGGCCCCTGGAGGGATGGATCAGATGGGGATTATCGCCCATGAGATCCATGCGGACTTATCTATTGTATCGGGCTATCAGCTATTTAGAACCTTCTTTATTTATTTCGCAGTACCGCCTTTATTTAAATTGATGTACAAAATGATGAATAGAAAGAAAGTGCGACAGAAAAGTTGA
- a CDS encoding methyl-accepting chemotaxis protein, with protein MEAIMLVIIVILLGTTVYFAYQYFSLKHQPHINKEILNGMREISAGNIGSKVDEKSADHTVFNQLIEFFGHVREKFHSFSTSVHKKGENLAEVGEYATEKADIVRAAIDEVGRGLKKQLVATEESTMSMEEMTQSIEDLSVRSNQISEQSNTTLELTQEGNVKLKDSLEKMGQFNQTVNTTFGAINKLGESSHEIDTIVKVITGISEQINLLALNATIEAARAGEHGKGFAVVADEVRKLAEQSRQSSSEVSDIVKNIQGETEIVVNSMQQGIEEFKDANTTVEEIGTMFEKILSATKIIAENNANSSASTEELSSASQQIMASMVEITSISQESVEMFEELVEISDDELDTIQKLVQEAKSLSELRNDVNNILLDGAGTEEA; from the coding sequence ATGGAAGCCATAATGTTAGTTATTATTGTTATCTTATTGGGGACAACAGTGTATTTTGCTTATCAATATTTTTCACTGAAGCATCAACCCCATATAAATAAAGAAATCTTAAATGGAATGAGAGAAATATCGGCAGGTAATATCGGTAGTAAAGTTGATGAAAAAAGCGCCGATCATACTGTATTTAATCAACTAATCGAATTCTTTGGCCATGTAAGGGAGAAGTTTCATTCATTTTCAACAAGTGTTCATAAAAAAGGAGAAAATCTTGCTGAAGTCGGTGAATACGCAACCGAGAAAGCCGATATTGTAAGAGCAGCAATCGATGAGGTAGGTAGAGGATTAAAGAAACAATTAGTAGCTACAGAAGAAAGTACAATGTCTATGGAAGAAATGACACAGTCTATCGAAGATCTTTCGGTGAGGTCAAATCAAATTTCGGAACAATCGAATACTACCTTAGAATTGACGCAAGAAGGAAATGTAAAGCTAAAAGATTCTTTGGAGAAAATGGGGCAGTTTAATCAAACGGTAAATACAACATTTGGTGCAATAAATAAACTTGGAGAAAGTTCTCACGAAATCGATACGATTGTAAAAGTGATTACAGGGATTTCAGAACAAATCAATCTATTGGCATTGAATGCGACAATAGAAGCAGCACGTGCAGGTGAGCACGGTAAAGGCTTTGCGGTTGTTGCCGACGAGGTACGAAAATTGGCTGAACAATCTCGTCAGTCTTCTTCTGAAGTATCAGATATTGTAAAGAATATACAAGGAGAAACGGAAATAGTAGTTAATTCGATGCAACAGGGAATAGAAGAATTTAAAGATGCAAATACGACCGTTGAAGAGATTGGAACTATGTTTGAAAAGATTCTATCTGCTACAAAGATTATTGCTGAAAACAATGCAAATTCTTCTGCAAGTACAGAAGAATTATCTTCTGCTTCTCAGCAGATAATGGCATCAATGGTAGAGATAACTTCTATCTCTCAGGAATCTGTTGAAATGTTCGAGGAACTTGTAGAAATTAGTGATGATGAGCTAGATACAATACAAAAATTAGTTCAGGAAGCAAAGAGCCTTTCAGAATTAAGAAATGACGTCAACAATATACTATTAGATGGTGCTGGAACAGAGGAAGCTTAA
- a CDS encoding DnaA N-terminal domain-containing protein has translation MENDVWKEVLDVISDRISKPTFETWFKPSKLKIEQTSWLIITSNEFAKDWLEMRYISLVKDAIYEVTKKMPEVVFTAEEEDMALSYSDRKIDHILAQINNLSLIEKENLFDVLKKYFLLSHDEAEFHLGRESQFERNNQLNIGYELDRIDRLESEVEQIKNQLLRLNN, from the coding sequence ATGGAAAATGACGTATGGAAAGAAGTATTGGATGTAATAAGTGACCGCATTAGTAAGCCAACTTTTGAGACTTGGTTTAAGCCAAGCAAATTAAAAATAGAACAAACAAGCTGGTTAATTATTACCTCAAATGAATTTGCAAAAGATTGGCTGGAAATGAGATATATTTCTTTAGTGAAGGATGCAATTTATGAGGTTACGAAAAAAATGCCAGAAGTGGTGTTTACTGCAGAAGAAGAGGATATGGCTCTTTCATATTCAGATCGTAAAATAGATCATATTTTAGCTCAGATTAATAATTTAAGTCTGATAGAGAAAGAAAATTTGTTTGATGTATTAAAGAAATATTTCCTCTTATCACACGACGAAGCGGAATTTCACCTGGGTCGCGAATCTCAATTTGAACGTAATAACCAACTAAATATAGGATACGAGCTTGATCGGATAGATCGTTTAGAATCCGAAGTGGAACAAATAAAAAATCAACTTCTTAGATTAAACAATTAA
- a CDS encoding sodium-dependent transporter, with protein MSQQEQWRSKIGFILAAAGSAIGLGAIWKFPYVAGTGGGGAFLFIFLAFTLVLGMPLLLGEFMIGRMGQSDPVQTYGKLASKKWNIIGKLGVFTSFVLLSFYSVVGGWIILYIVKTLSGELNGLTQDQYGELFGKIISNPFSVIAAQLVFMLITILVVSQGIQKGIESASKVMMPALVFLFLILVIRSLSLDGAIEGVKFLLVPDFSKLTSESILFALGQAFFTLSLGVSVMLTYASYLPKTQNLPRSAISIIILNIVIALLAGLAIFPGVFSFGIEPDAGPVLIFAVLPAVFEQMPYGMLFFLAFLILFLFAAFTSAFSMIQIIVAAVTKNDPSKRKKSTWVIGILIFIVGVPACLSYGVLANVQFFNKTIFDLMDYAVSNILMPLGALLISIFVSWKISKEDLFNELKQGSNIGYVFFYICYFLLKYIVPIAIIIVFLDAAGLSDWILSFFK; from the coding sequence ATGTCACAACAAGAGCAATGGAGATCAAAAATAGGATTTATTTTAGCAGCAGCTGGTTCGGCGATAGGGCTTGGGGCTATTTGGAAATTCCCTTATGTTGCCGGAACTGGTGGTGGGGGAGCTTTCTTATTCATATTTTTAGCTTTCACACTAGTTTTGGGAATGCCCTTATTATTAGGAGAATTTATGATAGGAAGAATGGGCCAAAGTGATCCTGTACAAACATATGGCAAACTAGCATCAAAGAAGTGGAATATTATAGGGAAACTCGGTGTCTTTACAAGCTTTGTACTTCTATCGTTTTACAGTGTTGTAGGTGGATGGATCATTTTATACATTGTTAAAACTTTGAGCGGCGAATTAAATGGATTGACGCAGGATCAGTATGGGGAGCTATTTGGCAAAATTATTTCTAACCCGTTTTCCGTGATTGCGGCCCAGCTTGTTTTTATGCTCATCACAATTCTTGTCGTTTCTCAAGGTATTCAAAAAGGTATTGAATCAGCAAGTAAAGTCATGATGCCAGCCTTAGTTTTTTTATTTTTGATATTAGTGATTCGTTCCTTGAGCCTAGATGGTGCGATTGAAGGTGTGAAATTTCTGCTAGTACCAGATTTTTCAAAGTTGACTTCTGAGAGTATCTTATTTGCACTTGGACAAGCATTCTTTACGCTGTCATTAGGTGTTTCGGTAATGCTTACATATGCTTCTTATTTACCTAAGACGCAAAATCTACCTCGGTCAGCAATTTCTATCATTATCTTAAATATTGTCATTGCTTTATTGGCAGGATTAGCCATTTTCCCAGGGGTTTTTTCATTTGGGATTGAACCGGATGCTGGACCTGTTTTAATATTCGCTGTTTTACCGGCCGTGTTTGAACAAATGCCTTATGGAATGCTATTCTTTTTGGCGTTTTTAATATTATTTTTATTTGCTGCTTTCACTTCAGCATTTTCTATGATTCAAATTATTGTGGCGGCAGTTACTAAAAATGATCCGAGTAAACGCAAGAAAAGTACTTGGGTGATTGGTATTCTTATATTTATTGTTGGGGTCCCAGCCTGTCTTTCGTACGGTGTATTAGCAAATGTCCAGTTCTTTAATAAGACGATTTTTGATTTGATGGATTATGCAGTCAGTAATATTTTAATGCCTTTAGGTGCCTTATTAATTTCAATTTTTGTATCCTGGAAAATTTCAAAAGAAGATTTGTTTAACGAATTAAAACAAGGATCGAATATAGGATACGTATTCTTTTACATCTGTTATTTTCTTTTAAAATACATCGTTCCAATCGCTATCATCATTGTTTTCTTAGATGCAGCAGGGCTATCTGACTGGATTCTAAGTTTCTTTAAATAA
- a CDS encoding MBL fold metallo-hydrolase — protein MMHVSKEEDVTCVKMDIMLGGKKANTVYAFLVDGMLVDTGPQSLEAELTPFYDKHSFDFVALTHSHEDHTGTAPWIQENREVPIYVHQKGIEICAEKYNYPKYRQIFWGKREGFEASPLGDTIQSANNEWKVIYTPGHADDHVSFFNEETGTLFSGDLFVAPKTKVIMNSESIPTIMESIRAVLNYDVGSMFCCHAGYIKNGKSMLKQKLDYLENLSGEVKYLYNSRLSITEIREKIFPKKYSIISRSGGEWDSLHIITSILSDEI, from the coding sequence ATGATGCACGTATCGAAAGAAGAAGATGTTACTTGTGTGAAAATGGATATTATGCTGGGCGGTAAGAAGGCAAATACCGTATATGCTTTTTTGGTAGATGGGATGTTAGTGGATACAGGGCCCCAAAGCCTTGAAGCTGAATTAACTCCTTTTTATGATAAGCACTCATTTGATTTCGTAGCTCTTACGCATAGCCATGAGGATCATACTGGAACAGCCCCATGGATTCAAGAAAATCGGGAAGTTCCTATTTATGTTCATCAAAAAGGAATTGAAATTTGTGCGGAAAAATATAACTATCCCAAATACCGGCAAATATTTTGGGGAAAAAGAGAAGGATTTGAAGCTTCGCCGCTTGGGGATACGATTCAATCTGCAAACAATGAGTGGAAGGTAATATATACACCAGGTCATGCAGATGATCATGTTTCCTTTTTTAATGAAGAAACAGGTACATTATTTTCCGGGGACCTATTTGTTGCACCGAAAACAAAAGTAATTATGAACAGTGAATCCATTCCAACGATTATGGAATCCATTCGAGCGGTACTGAATTATGATGTTGGATCGATGTTTTGCTGTCATGCTGGATACATAAAGAACGGGAAAAGTATGCTGAAACAAAAATTGGATTACCTTGAGAATCTTAGCGGAGAAGTGAAATATTTGTATAATAGCAGGCTATCTATAACTGAAATCAGAGAGAAGATTTTCCCTAAAAAGTATTCAATTATTTCAAGATCTGGCGGGGAATGGGACTCATTGCATATTATTACCTCTATTCTTTCGGATGAAATTTAG